One stretch of Thermococcus sp. 21S9 DNA includes these proteins:
- the purB gene encoding adenylosuccinate lyase has translation MAVHPIDYRYGSEEMRRIWDEENKLQKLLDVEAALARAHAKLGNIPEESARVISERASTEWVKLERVKEIEAEIHHDIMAVVKALSEVCGEHGKYVHLGATSNDIIDTANALLIKESLELIERYLRELRDVLAKLAEEHKYTVCIGRTHGQHAVPTTYGMKFALWLDEVQRHLERLGELKKRVLVGKMRGAVGTAASFGERALEIERLVMEDLDLKPALITNQLVPRDLYAELMMFLALVASTLDKIGLEIRNLQRTEILEVSEPFGKKQVGSSTMPHKRNPIRTEKVCGLARVLYSNVIPALLNNPLWHERDLTNSSVERVILPESFVLLDEMLRVTIRVLKGLEFFPKNIERNLYLTKNLIMAEPLMLKLAEKGMGRQEAHELVRQLAMKAFEEGRDFLEVVKESGEVREYLTDEDLASLKPENYIGIAPQIVDNVLRYVREHSL, from the coding sequence GCTCTGGCGAGGGCCCACGCGAAGCTCGGCAACATTCCCGAGGAAAGCGCCCGCGTGATTTCCGAGAGGGCCAGCACGGAGTGGGTGAAACTTGAGCGCGTCAAGGAGATAGAAGCGGAGATACACCACGATATAATGGCCGTCGTCAAGGCCTTGAGCGAGGTCTGCGGGGAGCACGGGAAGTACGTCCATCTCGGCGCGACCTCCAACGACATAATCGACACCGCCAACGCGCTCCTCATAAAGGAGAGCCTCGAGCTCATCGAGCGCTACCTTAGGGAGCTCCGCGACGTTCTGGCAAAGCTCGCCGAGGAGCACAAGTACACCGTCTGTATCGGCAGAACCCACGGACAGCACGCGGTTCCAACGACCTACGGCATGAAGTTCGCCCTCTGGCTCGACGAGGTTCAGAGACACCTTGAGAGGCTTGGGGAGCTCAAGAAGCGCGTTCTCGTTGGCAAGATGCGCGGTGCCGTTGGAACCGCCGCTTCATTTGGGGAGAGGGCCCTTGAGATTGAGAGGCTCGTCATGGAGGACCTTGACCTTAAGCCCGCGCTGATAACCAACCAGCTCGTTCCGAGGGACTTATACGCCGAGCTGATGATGTTTCTGGCCCTGGTTGCTTCTACTCTTGACAAAATAGGCCTTGAGATTAGGAACCTCCAGAGGACGGAAATCCTTGAGGTCAGCGAGCCCTTTGGAAAGAAGCAGGTTGGTTCTTCGACGATGCCCCACAAGAGGAACCCCATAAGGACAGAGAAGGTCTGCGGTCTGGCGAGGGTTCTCTACTCAAACGTTATCCCCGCGCTTCTCAACAACCCGCTGTGGCACGAGAGAGACCTTACGAATTCCTCCGTCGAGCGCGTTATTCTGCCCGAGAGCTTCGTTCTCCTCGACGAGATGCTCCGCGTCACAATCCGCGTTCTCAAGGGCCTTGAGTTCTTCCCCAAGAACATCGAGCGCAACCTCTACCTGACGAAGAACCTCATCATGGCCGAACCGCTGATGCTCAAGCTCGCCGAGAAAGGCATGGGCAGACAGGAGGCGCACGAGCTCGTCAGGCAATTGGCCATGAAGGCTTTTGAGGAAGGAAGGGACTTCCTTGAGGTCGTGAAGGAGAGTGGGGAAGTTAGGGAGTATCTAACCGATGAGGATTTGGCCTCGCTGAAGCCTGAGAACTACATTGGGATTGCTCCCCAGATAGTTGACAACGTGCTTCGCTACGTCCGTGAGCATTCCCTTTAA